Part of the Rhodococcus sp. OK302 genome is shown below.
TGCTGAAACAGACTCTCTCGAAGCGTGATTGCGGCGTCGCCGAGATTCTGGTTCGTGGCGTCGACGTCGATCCCGCGATACTGCGTCCACGGCTCAAACTGAAAGGCTCGGTGTCACTGAGCGTGGTGATCGTGCGGATCGGGCGTTCGGCGTCGGCGTTTATCTGTGAGGCGTCGCGCTAGCTCACTTGAAGACGAACAACTCGCCGATTGCGCTGGGTGTCAACACTTCACCGTCGGGGCCGATGGAGGTTCCGACGGTGAAGCCCACAGCGCCGGGCAGCGTGTCCTGATCCAGGGTTTCGCCGGACGTCGTGTCGAAGGTGATCAGGCTCAGCCCGTTCGCGCCCTCACGAACAACGGCATATCCGGTGTCGCCGTTGCTCTGAGCTGGAACCCCCAGCTGGAGCAGGTCTTTGCGCTCCCACGCCAGCTCGGCGTGATCTCCCTTGTCCTGAACGGCCAGAAGATGACCGTTGCCGCCGCCCGACGGAATGATCAGACCGTCGTCGGAGGTGGATGCGCTGCCTGCGGAGTTGAAGCCGATGTCGTAACTCCAGAGCGAGTCGCCGGTTTCGGCGTCGATCGCCCACAGCTTCCCGTTGTTGTCGGTGACGTACACCTTCTTGGTGTCCTTGGACAGGTCCGGACTCGAGGCCGTTCCGCCGGGCAGTGCGTCCGTGGACCACTCGGGCGTGATGGACGGGTGCTCGCCGCCCGTGTACTTCATTGCCACCAGTTCGGCGGCCTGTGCACCCGGACGGAAGAACGTGAAGAAGAACTTGCCGGTCGCCAGATCGATTGCGGGAGTATTGGCTACCGGGCACCCTGCCGTTCCGAGGAAGCACTCGCGCAGTCCGCGGTCATCGGGAATCAGCGGGGAATTGGGCGCCTCGATGGAGGGCGGCGGAATCAGGTCGAATGACGAGACCACCTTGGCGCCGGTCTGCGGATTGAGCACATTGATCTGCCCGAGCTGCGTGATGAACAGCAGATTTCCGTCGCCGGTGAACTGAGCCGAGAGGGGAGTGCCGACAACAAGTGTTCGCCAACGCAATTGGCCGTTCTCGGTGAACGACATCATTGCGCCGCTCTCGCCGACATAGACATTGGTAGCGGTGTCCACGATGGGTGTGGACGCGACGGCGCCGTCGTTCATCCGGGCGCACCACTTCTTGCGACCCGAATCCATCTGGAACGAAAAGAGATTGCAGCCGTTCTCTGTCCGGGCCGTCACAAAACTCTGACCGTTGGCCGCCACCGACGCATAGGCGGCAACCGGCCCGCCGAGCGGACGTGACCACGCGAAGTCGAGATCGCGAGACCCCGTGACCGCACTGGTGTCGCTGTTACGGGCGTCGGCGTGCATCGCCGGCCAACCCGACGACGAGTAGCGGTCGACAATGGAGCTCTCGCTCCCGCAGCCGGCAACCAACACCGCTGCGACCGCCGTCATCACCATCACGGACGACCGTAGGACCCGCCGCATTACACATCTCCCTGCCATTACCGAAAGTAGTTCGGAGCAGAGACTATCCCGCCGGAGGGTACGTGACGGGGCACACCCTCGGGTCGGTGAGTCGGCTGCCCGTAGTCTGATTACTCATGACGAGCATGTGGGGCGCACCGTTGCGCACTCGGTGGCGGGGATCACGCCGCAACGACAGCGATCAGGCCAAGTTCCTGACCGTCGATTCCCTGAAATGGGTAATGGCGAACAAGGCCTACACACCCTGGTATCTGGTGCGGTACTACCGTCTCGCCAAGTTCAAGATGGCCAATCCACACGTGATTCTGCGCGGCATGGTGTTCCTGGGTAAGAACGTCGAAATTCATTCGACCCCGGATCTTTCCCGCCTCGAAATCGGGCGCTGGGTCCACATCGGCGACGGCAACGCCATCCGCTGCCACGAAGGTTCCCTACGCATCGGCGACAAGGTCGTCTTCGGCAAGGACAACGTCGTCAACACCTACCTCGACATCGAAATCGGTGCCTCGACGCTGGTAGCCGACTGGTGCTACATCTGCGACTTCGACCACCGCATGGACGACGTCAACACCCCGATCAAGGACCAGGGAATCGTGAAGGGCCCGGTCCGCATCGGCCCCGACACCTGGGTGGCCGCCAAGGTCACCGTCCTGCGCAACACCCGCGTCGGCCGCGGTTGCGTCCTCGGCGCTCACGCCGTAGTCAAGGGCGATATCCCGGACTTCAGCATCGCCGTCGGTTCACCGGCCAAGGCAGTCAAGAACCGCAAGGCCGAGTGGGAATCCGGAGCTGAAGCGCGCGCCGAATACATTGCAGCCCTCGAAGACATCGCACGCAAGAAGGCAGCAGCCGAAGCAGCGAAGTAGGAGTGCGGCATGAGTGAAAAAACACCTGACGTGGTGGTGGCGCAGCGAAGCGAACTGGTGACCTTCCTCGACGGACTGAGCGCCGAGCAGTGGAACACCCCATCCCTGTGCGAGGGGTGGCGAGTGCGTGAAGTTGTCGCTCACATCACCATGCCGTACCGATACCCGGCATCCCGATTTGTTCTCGAGATGGTGAAAGCGCGCGGCAACTTCAACCGCATGTCCAACCGTCGAGCTTTGGTCGATGCCCGAGAGCTGACCGAGACGCAGTTGCTCGATTCATTGCGCGAGAATGTTGCGTACCCCTGGAAACCGCCGGGCGGCGGGTTCGACGGTGCGCTGTCCCACGACGTCATCCACGGCCAGGACATTCGCGTCGCACTCGGCGACAACTACGTGGTGCCGGAAGACCGCCTCAGTCGCGTCCTCGACGGGTTGTCGCCCGAGAACGCGAAGTACTTCGGCGCCGATCTCGAAGGGGTGCGTCTGCGCGCCGACGATCGGGACTGGGAATTCGGCGCGGGCGCTGAAGTGCACGGCGCCGCGCAGGACTTGCTGATGGTGTTGTGCGGCCGGATTCTGCCGCCGGGCCATTTGTTCGGCGATGCGAGGATGCGGTTTACGGCGCAGGCTCACTCCGACTGAGTGCAGTTTCATCTTCATCCCCACGAAATGAGCGAACGTACCTTTCGGTCGATCTAAGGCGCCGAAAGGTACGTTCGCTCAAATAGGGGTGGGGGAATTGCCCCGTTCAGCGTCCGGGAAGCGGGCGCTCCGGAATTTCCGGGCGGGCCAGCGGATGGCGCACCCGACGCTTTGCGCCCGCATAGACGTGCGCGGTTTCGTCCGCGACCTGATGCCAGTCGAAGTCGGAGGTCAAGCGATCACGCGCTGCGACGGCCCGCTGCTGGGTTGCGGCGGGATCGTCGAGCACCTCACGCACTGCTGAGGTCAACCCGGCGACGTCACCCGGCTGGAAGGACATTCCCGTCACCCCGTCGACGACGGCTTCGCCCAGACCGCCGGCAGTGGAGGTAATGAGCGGAGTGCCGGCAGCAGCTGCTTCGAGTGCGATGATGCCGAAGGGTTCGTACCGCGACGGCAGGACTATGGCGTCGGCGCCGTGGAGCCAGCTCAGCAGTTCGACGTGGTCGAGATTGCCGAGGAAATTGACGGCCCGTACGACGCGATGGGTGCGAGCCTGTTCGGAGAGCCAGTCGAATTGTGTGCCCTCGCCGGCGATGGAGAGTGTTGTGCCGGGGTGGCTACGACGGATCCGTGGGAGCGCCGCGATGGCGTCCTGCACGCCCTTCTCGTATTCGAGGCGTCCGACGAACAGGAGTTTCGGCGGTCCGGACCGGGGTGCACGTTCGCGAAAGTTCCACGTGGTCAAGTCGATTCCGTTGCGGATGACGTTGAGCGGTGGCAGCGTCGGGCCGTAGAGTTCGGTCACTTCTTCGGCCATGGATGCCGAACACGTTATGAGAGCGTCGGATTCGTTGGCCAGCCACCATTCGACGGAGTGGACCTGGCGGTTGATGCGTCCGGAGATCCAGCCGCTGTGTCGCCCGGCTTCAGTGGCGTGCAGCGTGGAAACCAGTGGTACGTCGTAGTATTCGGCCAAAGCGATCGCGGGATGTGCGACCAGCCAGTCGTGGGCATGGACGACGTCGGGAACCCAGCCGGCGCCGACGCCAGGCTTGTGCAGTGCCATTCCGGCGCGGACCATCGCGTGACCCATGGCGAGGGTCCAGGCAAGCATGTCCTCGCCGAATACGAAGTGCGCGGGGTCTTCGGCGACGGCGACGACGAGTACGCCTTCGGAGATGTGCGTGATGGTGGGGTGCGTCGACGCGTCGGTTCCGGACGGTCGACGCGAGAGGACCACGACCTCGTGCCCGGCCGCAGCCAGGGCGGTGGCG
Proteins encoded:
- a CDS encoding outer membrane protein assembly factor BamB family protein; protein product: MRRVLRSSVMVMTAVAAVLVAGCGSESSIVDRYSSSGWPAMHADARNSDTSAVTGSRDLDFAWSRPLGGPVAAYASVAANGQSFVTARTENGCNLFSFQMDSGRKKWCARMNDGAVASTPIVDTATNVYVGESGAMMSFTENGQLRWRTLVVGTPLSAQFTGDGNLLFITQLGQINVLNPQTGAKVVSSFDLIPPPSIEAPNSPLIPDDRGLRECFLGTAGCPVANTPAIDLATGKFFFTFFRPGAQAAELVAMKYTGGEHPSITPEWSTDALPGGTASSPDLSKDTKKVYVTDNNGKLWAIDAETGDSLWSYDIGFNSAGSASTSDDGLIIPSGGGNGHLLAVQDKGDHAELAWERKDLLQLGVPAQSNGDTGYAVVREGANGLSLITFDTTSGETLDQDTLPGAVGFTVGTSIGPDGEVLTPSAIGELFVFK
- a CDS encoding acyltransferase, producing MTSMWGAPLRTRWRGSRRNDSDQAKFLTVDSLKWVMANKAYTPWYLVRYYRLAKFKMANPHVILRGMVFLGKNVEIHSTPDLSRLEIGRWVHIGDGNAIRCHEGSLRIGDKVVFGKDNVVNTYLDIEIGASTLVADWCYICDFDHRMDDVNTPIKDQGIVKGPVRIGPDTWVAAKVTVLRNTRVGRGCVLGAHAVVKGDIPDFSIAVGSPAKAVKNRKAEWESGAEARAEYIAALEDIARKKAAAEAAK
- a CDS encoding maleylpyruvate isomerase family mycothiol-dependent enzyme; the protein is MSEKTPDVVVAQRSELVTFLDGLSAEQWNTPSLCEGWRVREVVAHITMPYRYPASRFVLEMVKARGNFNRMSNRRALVDARELTETQLLDSLRENVAYPWKPPGGGFDGALSHDVIHGQDIRVALGDNYVVPEDRLSRVLDGLSPENAKYFGADLEGVRLRADDRDWEFGAGAEVHGAAQDLLMVLCGRILPPGHLFGDARMRFTAQAHSD
- a CDS encoding glycosyltransferase family 4 protein, giving the protein MKILIVSWEYPPVVVGGLGRHVHHLATALAAAGHEVVVLSRRPSGTDASTHPTITHISEGVLVVAVAEDPAHFVFGEDMLAWTLAMGHAMVRAGMALHKPGVGAGWVPDVVHAHDWLVAHPAIALAEYYDVPLVSTLHATEAGRHSGWISGRINRQVHSVEWWLANESDALITCSASMAEEVTELYGPTLPPLNVIRNGIDLTTWNFRERAPRSGPPKLLFVGRLEYEKGVQDAIAALPRIRRSHPGTTLSIAGEGTQFDWLSEQARTHRVVRAVNFLGNLDHVELLSWLHGADAIVLPSRYEPFGIIALEAAAAGTPLITSTAGGLGEAVVDGVTGMSFQPGDVAGLTSAVREVLDDPAATQQRAVAARDRLTSDFDWHQVADETAHVYAGAKRRVRHPLARPEIPERPLPGR